The following proteins are encoded in a genomic region of Candidatus Cloacimonas sp.:
- a CDS encoding GH25 family lysozyme yields the protein MLKGCDISKHQGDVNFDALKEAFDFILIRSSYGVGYRDVKFDRNRDEARRVGLLRGFYHYAYPQYNEPEAEANYFCDVVGTPQEGELLILDLEENKNSKKPWTGDSGDWAFRFLETVKARMNGYKPLFYSYKSYLTEYNFANVVAGDYGLWLAHFDNKQNPQEEKTPWAFVAIKQYWNDGNVAGINPLDLDVFNGNGETFLKYGYHAPQAPQTEVSQPAEQIPVSTPETPATPEITPVIVPETPVETPALPEEK from the coding sequence ATGCTAAAAGGTTGCGACATTTCAAAACATCAGGGAGATGTAAATTTCGATGCTTTAAAAGAAGCATTTGATTTTATTCTTATCCGATCTTCTTATGGAGTAGGTTATCGTGATGTCAAATTTGATAGAAACCGAGACGAAGCAAGGCGTGTCGGATTGTTGCGTGGCTTTTATCATTATGCCTATCCTCAATACAATGAACCGGAAGCAGAAGCAAATTATTTCTGCGATGTTGTAGGCACTCCCCAAGAAGGCGAATTGTTAATTCTCGATCTCGAAGAGAATAAAAACAGCAAAAAACCTTGGACTGGTGATTCCGGAGATTGGGCTTTCCGTTTTCTTGAAACTGTAAAAGCAAGAATGAACGGATACAAGCCATTGTTTTACAGTTATAAATCATATTTGACTGAATATAATTTTGCTAATGTTGTCGCTGGCGATTATGGACTTTGGTTAGCTCATTTCGACAACAAACAAAATCCTCAAGAAGAAAAAACGCCTTGGGCTTTTGTAGCGATAAAACAGTATTGGAATGATGGAAATGTTGCAGGAATCAATCCGCTTGACCTTGATGTTTTCAATGGAAATGGCGAAACCTTCTTGAAATATGGATATCACGCCCCACAAGCCCCACAGACGGAAGTTTCACAACCGGCTGAACAAATCCCCGTTTCAACCCCAGAAACACCAGCAACGCCCGAAATTACGCCCGTTATCGTGCCAGAAACGCCGGTAGAAACACCGGCATTGCCGGAAGAAAAAC